One region of Olleya sp. Hel_I_94 genomic DNA includes:
- a CDS encoding ABC transporter ATP-binding protein yields the protein MSEILLKTEGLTIDVKNGSDYKTIINNISYHINTNEIVGVVGESGSGKSVSSLAILGLLSKAIFKITSGSIIFENKDLTTLSNKNLQTIRGAKIGMIFQEPMSSLNPSMTCGKQVEEILHQHTSLTKKQIKAETLVLLEKVKLPNPERVYQAYPHEISGGQKQRVMIAMAIACKPQLLIADEPTTALDVTVQKEIISLLKELQTETKMSIIFITHDLSLISEIADRVLVMYKGQIVEQNTANTIFNKPKDNYTKALIKSRPSLDVRLKTLPTIADVLKNEVSEVVVTSTMRQIQHKKIYAKLPLLEVKNLEKEYVSKSGFFAKAETFKAVNNVSFNLYEGETLGLVGESGCGKSTLGNAILLLDKATKGQILYKGKDITNLTKAETIAIRKDIQIIFQDPYASLNPRLTIGNAIMEPMKVHNLYANDTERKAKTLEILNRVGLDDTAYNRYPHEFSGGQRQRIGIARTIALQPKLIVCDESVSALDISVQAQVLNLLNELKEKFGFTYIFISHDLAVVKYMSDQLLVMNKGKIEELADADIIYNTPQKAYTKKLIAAIPKGL from the coding sequence ATGAGCGAGATTTTACTTAAAACAGAAGGTCTAACAATTGACGTAAAAAATGGATCTGACTACAAGACCATTATTAATAACATTTCATACCATATTAATACTAACGAAATTGTTGGTGTTGTAGGAGAATCTGGTTCTGGTAAATCCGTATCATCTTTAGCTATTTTAGGGTTGTTATCTAAGGCTATTTTTAAAATAACTTCAGGAAGTATAATTTTTGAAAATAAAGACTTAACAACTTTAAGTAATAAAAATCTGCAAACCATAAGAGGCGCCAAAATTGGAATGATTTTTCAGGAACCAATGAGCTCTTTAAATCCATCTATGACATGTGGTAAGCAAGTTGAAGAGATCTTACATCAACACACATCTTTAACTAAAAAACAAATTAAAGCAGAAACACTAGTATTACTCGAAAAAGTAAAACTTCCAAATCCTGAACGCGTTTATCAAGCTTATCCTCACGAAATTTCTGGTGGACAAAAACAACGCGTCATGATTGCTATGGCAATTGCATGTAAACCTCAACTTCTTATTGCTGATGAGCCAACCACTGCTTTAGATGTAACGGTTCAAAAAGAAATAATTAGTCTATTAAAAGAGCTACAAACCGAAACTAAAATGAGTATTATTTTTATTACTCACGATTTAAGTTTAATATCAGAAATTGCAGACCGAGTGCTTGTTATGTATAAAGGTCAAATTGTAGAGCAAAATACTGCTAACACAATTTTTAATAAGCCAAAAGACAATTATACTAAAGCGCTTATTAAATCTAGACCATCATTAGATGTTAGACTTAAAACACTACCAACAATAGCTGATGTATTAAAAAATGAAGTTTCGGAAGTAGTCGTGACTAGTACTATGCGTCAAATTCAGCACAAAAAAATATATGCTAAATTACCATTATTAGAAGTTAAAAATCTTGAAAAAGAATATGTTTCTAAATCAGGTTTTTTTGCTAAAGCAGAAACATTTAAAGCAGTTAATAATGTTAGTTTTAATTTGTATGAAGGTGAAACTTTAGGATTAGTAGGCGAATCCGGCTGTGGTAAATCTACCTTAGGAAACGCTATCCTACTATTAGATAAAGCCACTAAAGGTCAAATTTTATATAAAGGCAAAGACATTACCAATTTAACTAAAGCTGAAACAATAGCTATTAGAAAAGATATTCAAATCATTTTTCAAGATCCTTACGCCTCACTAAACCCAAGGTTAACTATTGGTAATGCAATCATGGAACCTATGAAGGTGCATAATTTATACGCTAATGATACTGAAAGAAAAGCTAAAACTTTAGAGATATTAAATCGTGTTGGACTGGATGACACTGCCTATAATAGATATCCACATGAGTTTTCTGGAGGACAAAGACAACGTATAGGAATAGCGCGTACTATTGCATTACAGCCTAAATTAATTGTTTGTGACGAGTCTGTGTCTGCTTTGGACATATCTGTACAAGCACAAGTTTTAAATTTATTAAATGAACTAAAAGAAAAGTTTGGTTTTACCTACATTTTTATTTCTCACGATTTAGCTGTAGTAAAATACATGAGTGATCAACTTTTAGTAATGAATAAGGGTAAAATAGAAGAATTAGCTGATGCTGATATAATATACAACACACCTCAAAAAGCCTACACAAAAAAGCTAATTGCTGCCATCCCAAAGGGACTATAG
- a CDS encoding CoA transferase subunit B, which yields MLDKTGIAKRIAKEVQDGYYVNLGIGIPTLVANYVREDIEVEFQSENGVLGMGPFPFDGEEDADIINAGKQTITTLPGASFFDSAMSFSMIRGQHVDLTILGAMEVSEDGDIANWKIPGKMVKGMGGAMDLVASAENIIVAMMHTNRAGESKLLKKCSLPLTGVGCVKKIVTNLAVIEVTDSGFKLLERAPGVTVDQIQKATEGHLIIEGDIPEMDIL from the coding sequence ATGTTAGATAAAACAGGAATAGCAAAGCGAATAGCTAAAGAAGTGCAAGATGGCTACTATGTTAATTTAGGAATTGGTATTCCAACCTTAGTTGCCAATTATGTGCGTGAGGATATAGAAGTTGAATTTCAATCAGAAAATGGAGTTTTAGGTATGGGACCTTTTCCTTTTGATGGAGAAGAAGATGCAGACATTATTAATGCAGGAAAACAAACCATTACAACTTTACCAGGAGCTAGCTTTTTTGATTCAGCGATGAGCTTCTCTATGATTAGAGGACAACATGTTGATTTAACTATTTTAGGAGCTATGGAAGTGTCGGAAGATGGTGATATTGCCAATTGGAAAATACCTGGTAAAATGGTTAAAGGTATGGGAGGAGCTATGGATCTTGTAGCTAGTGCAGAAAATATTATTGTGGCAATGATGCATACCAACAGAGCAGGCGAATCTAAGCTACTTAAAAAGTGCAGTCTTCCTTTAACAGGTGTTGGTTGTGTTAAAAAAATTGTTACCAACTTAGCTGTTATTGAAGTTACAGATAGCGGTTTTAAACTATTAGAACGTGCACCAGGAGTTACTGTAGATCAAATTCAAAAAGCTACTGAAGGTCATTTGATTATTGAAGGAGATATCCCAGAAATGGATATATTATAA
- a CDS encoding CoA transferase subunit A, with protein MILKTVNSVSDALEGVQDNMTFMLGGFGLSGIPENAIAELVKRNVKGVTCISNNAGVDDFGLGLLLQKKQIKKMVSSYVGENDEFERQMLSGELDVELIPQGTLAERCRAAQAGFPAIFTPAGFGTEVAIGKETREFDGKMYVLEHAFKADFAFVKAWKGDAAGNLIFKGTARNFNPCMAGAAKITVAEVEELVPVGELDPNQIHIPGIFVQRIFQGEKYEKRIEQRTVRQRS; from the coding sequence ATGATTCTAAAAACAGTTAATTCAGTTTCAGATGCGTTAGAAGGCGTACAAGATAATATGACCTTTATGTTAGGTGGTTTTGGTCTTAGCGGTATTCCGGAAAATGCGATAGCAGAGTTGGTAAAACGTAATGTAAAAGGTGTGACTTGTATTTCAAATAATGCAGGTGTTGACGACTTTGGTTTAGGTTTGCTACTTCAAAAAAAGCAAATAAAAAAAATGGTATCCTCTTACGTAGGAGAAAATGATGAGTTTGAAAGACAAATGTTGTCTGGCGAATTAGATGTAGAGCTTATTCCACAAGGGACTTTAGCCGAACGTTGTCGTGCTGCTCAAGCAGGATTTCCAGCTATTTTTACACCAGCAGGTTTTGGTACAGAAGTAGCCATAGGAAAAGAAACTAGAGAGTTTGATGGTAAAATGTATGTGCTAGAGCACGCTTTTAAAGCAGACTTTGCTTTTGTAAAAGCATGGAAAGGTGACGCAGCCGGAAATTTAATCTTTAAAGGTACAGCTAGAAACTTTAATCCGTGCATGGCTGGAGCAGCTAAAATTACCGTTGCTGAGGTTGAAGAGTTGGTTCCGGTTGGTGAGTTAGACCCTAATCAAATACACATTCCAGGTATATTTGTACAACGTATTTTTCAGGGTGAAAAATATGAGAAAAGAATTGAGCAAAGAACAGTTAGACAAAGAAGTTAA
- a CDS encoding penicillin-binding protein 1A, which produces MAKTKKAEATNFDKYIRWFWMLFLGGLLSVVLLFLLASWGVLGEMPDHTQLENPKTNLATEIISSDGKTLGNFYFRDNRTPVSFDELPEHLVQALIATEDVRYMEHSGIDGRGTLRAVLKPGSGGASTITQQLAKQLFTKRASSNKVKRVLQKFKEWIIAIRLERQYTKEEIVAQYLNIVDFDNNADGIRSASRIYFGGKEPKELTLKESAMIVGMLKNPSLFNPLKDKGQRAIRTKQRRNTVFDQMAKYGYITDVEKDSLQKTDLGINYTPDSHSSGSATYFRGYLTEFMKEWIADPKNRKADGSKYSLYNDGLKIYTTIDSRMQKYAELAVARHMPRLQAEFFNQNTPERNKTAPFLDLSSDEVDKLLNTAMKRGERWRILKNAGKNDKEIRASFYKPAQMTLFKWEKDGSPGEFDTIMKPIDSMRYYKSFLHPGMMSMDPQTGHVKAWVGGMNYRHFQYDHVKQGKRQVGSTFKPFVYATAVNQLHMSPCDKLPLAPLTIEANKYGNPEPWAPKNDDNNYSGDLTLKEALAKSVNTITARLMDKVGPQPVAELAKNLGITSDIPLVPSIALGTPDISVYEMVGAYSAFANQGVYTKPVMVTTIVDKNDTVLYQFVPETKDVLSEETAYVTVKLMEGVTQSGSGSRLRRTWMPKTGVYPEIITGYPYEFKNPIAGKTGTTQNQSDGWFMGMVPNLVTGVWVGAEDRAVHFKSITYGQGAAMALPIWGMYMKSCYEDETLDVSQGSFTRPSELSIAVDCEGYVPDGGDSQGLDLLDDEVPDELEM; this is translated from the coding sequence ATGGCAAAAACAAAAAAAGCAGAAGCAACAAACTTTGATAAGTATATTAGATGGTTTTGGATGCTGTTTTTAGGAGGTTTATTATCAGTAGTGTTATTGTTTCTACTAGCATCTTGGGGAGTGTTAGGCGAAATGCCAGATCACACACAATTAGAAAATCCAAAAACAAACTTAGCTACAGAAATTATTTCATCTGACGGAAAAACATTAGGTAATTTTTATTTTCGTGATAATAGAACACCAGTTAGTTTTGACGAGTTACCAGAGCATTTAGTACAAGCATTAATTGCAACAGAAGATGTAAGGTACATGGAGCATTCTGGTATTGATGGACGTGGTACTTTACGTGCAGTTTTAAAGCCTGGAAGTGGAGGAGCAAGTACAATTACGCAACAATTGGCTAAGCAACTATTTACAAAAAGAGCCTCTAGCAATAAAGTAAAAAGAGTCCTTCAAAAATTTAAAGAATGGATTATAGCTATAAGATTAGAGCGTCAATATACCAAAGAAGAAATTGTAGCGCAATACCTTAATATTGTAGATTTTGACAATAATGCAGATGGGATTCGTTCAGCTTCAAGGATTTATTTTGGAGGTAAAGAGCCTAAAGAGTTAACACTTAAAGAGTCTGCAATGATTGTTGGGATGCTTAAAAATCCATCACTTTTTAATCCACTTAAAGATAAGGGACAACGTGCAATTAGGACCAAACAACGTAGAAATACGGTGTTTGATCAAATGGCTAAATATGGTTATATCACAGATGTTGAAAAAGATTCGCTTCAAAAAACAGATTTAGGTATAAATTATACACCTGATAGTCATAGTTCAGGATCTGCAACTTATTTTAGAGGTTATCTAACAGAATTTATGAAAGAATGGATCGCAGATCCAAAAAACAGAAAAGCAGATGGCTCTAAGTATAGTTTGTATAATGATGGTTTAAAAATCTATACAACCATAGACTCACGCATGCAAAAATATGCTGAGTTAGCTGTTGCTAGACATATGCCAAGACTTCAGGCAGAGTTTTTTAATCAAAATACACCAGAGCGAAATAAAACTGCTCCTTTTTTAGATTTATCTTCAGATGAAGTTGATAAGTTATTAAATACAGCAATGAAACGTGGTGAGCGTTGGAGAATCTTAAAAAATGCTGGTAAGAATGATAAAGAAATTAGAGCGTCTTTTTATAAGCCAGCTCAAATGACCCTTTTTAAATGGGAAAAAGATGGTAGTCCAGGAGAATTTGATACCATAATGAAGCCTATTGACTCTATGCGTTATTACAAGTCTTTCCTGCACCCAGGAATGATGAGTATGGATCCACAAACTGGTCATGTTAAAGCATGGGTTGGTGGTATGAATTATAGACATTTTCAATACGATCACGTAAAACAGGGTAAACGTCAAGTAGGGTCTACATTTAAGCCTTTTGTTTATGCAACAGCAGTAAATCAATTACATATGTCACCATGTGATAAATTACCATTAGCGCCTTTAACTATTGAGGCTAATAAATATGGTAATCCAGAACCTTGGGCTCCTAAAAATGATGATAATAATTATAGTGGAGACCTAACATTAAAGGAGGCTTTAGCAAAATCTGTAAATACAATTACAGCAAGGTTAATGGATAAAGTTGGTCCACAACCAGTTGCCGAATTAGCTAAAAATTTAGGAATAACATCAGACATACCATTAGTACCTTCTATTGCATTAGGTACACCTGACATTAGTGTGTATGAAATGGTAGGTGCATATTCCGCTTTTGCTAACCAAGGAGTTTACACAAAACCGGTTATGGTAACGACAATAGTTGATAAAAATGATACAGTTTTATATCAATTTGTACCCGAAACTAAAGATGTTTTAAGTGAAGAAACAGCCTATGTAACCGTTAAGTTAATGGAAGGTGTAACACAATCGGGATCAGGATCAAGACTACGTAGAACATGGATGCCTAAAACTGGTGTGTATCCAGAAATTATTACAGGTTACCCTTATGAGTTTAAAAACCCAATAGCAGGTAAAACAGGTACTACGCAAAACCAGTCAGATGGTTGGTTTATGGGAATGGTACCTAATTTGGTTACTGGTGTATGGGTTGGTGCAGAAGATAGAGCTGTGCATTTTAAAAGTATTACTTATGGACAAGGAGCAGCTATGGCGTTACCAATTTGGGGAATGTACATGAAAAGTTGTTACGAAGATGAAACTCTAGACGTCTCTCAAGGTAGTTTTACACGTCCTTCAGAATTATCTATCGCAGTAGATTGTGAAGGATATGTTCCAGATGGAGGAGATTCACAAGGATTAGATTTATTAGATGACGAAGTCCCAGATGAGTTAGAAATGTAA
- a CDS encoding gliding motility lipoprotein GldH yields MKISKILVVLLLVLLSSCDDKAVFDQYQSVSTSWNKKDVVNFKINAPDSINPYNLFVNVRNTNDYKFSNLYLIVEMNFPHGKTLTDTLEYDMTKKNGEWLGEGLSSVKENKLWYKKGVIFNESGTYNVNVQQAMRGSGQVNGIVNLEGITDVGFRIEKTE; encoded by the coding sequence ATGAAAATAAGTAAAATTCTAGTTGTCTTATTGCTAGTATTGCTATCGTCATGCGATGATAAAGCGGTGTTTGATCAGTATCAAAGTGTTTCAACATCTTGGAACAAAAAAGATGTAGTTAATTTTAAAATAAACGCGCCAGACTCTATCAATCCTTATAATTTATTTGTTAACGTTAGAAATACAAATGATTATAAATTTAGTAATTTGTATTTAATCGTCGAAATGAATTTTCCTCACGGAAAAACTTTAACAGATACTTTAGAGTACGATATGACTAAAAAAAATGGTGAGTGGTTAGGTGAAGGGTTATCATCCGTAAAAGAAAATAAATTGTGGTACAAAAAAGGTGTTATTTTTAATGAAAGTGGTACGTATAACGTTAATGTGCAACAAGCTATGAGAGGTAGTGGTCAAGTTAATGGTATCGTTAACCTAGAAGGTATTACAGACGTAGGATTTAGAATAGAAAAAACAGAATAA
- a CDS encoding stage 0 sporulation family protein yields MACQSCATGKDGQPKGCKNNGTCGTDSCNKLTVFDWLANMSVPNGEKPFDWVEVRFKNGRKHYYHNSENLTLSIGDIVATQAQSGHDIGMVTLTGELVRVQIKRKKIDTKNDILKIYRKASQKDIDIWSEARDKEEPMKVKARQFAIDLKLSMKISDIEFQGDSSKATFYYTAEERVDFRELIKIYAREFRIRIEMKQVGFRQEASRLGGIGSCGRELCCSTWLTDFRSVSTSAARYQQLSLNPQKLAGQCGKLKCCLNYELDSYLDALKAFPKPDTKLYTEKGTAVCQKTDIFKGHMWYAYEGEWMNWHLITTDQAREIIAINKKREKVASLEEYAVELLVDTKTEFENVVGQDSLTRFDSPKSNKKRKNNRSRNKKPVHNKAEVKTTDNKKAKPNKRVNTNNKNQANSKAQPNKNQPNKSQANSAKPKPKPRPKRKPNKKRPENNNNSTNENK; encoded by the coding sequence ATGGCTTGTCAAAGTTGCGCTACAGGAAAAGACGGACAACCAAAAGGTTGCAAAAATAACGGAACATGTGGTACAGATAGTTGCAATAAATTAACCGTGTTTGATTGGTTAGCAAATATGTCTGTCCCAAATGGCGAGAAACCGTTTGATTGGGTTGAAGTTAGATTTAAAAACGGACGTAAACATTATTATCATAATTCAGAAAATTTAACACTAAGTATTGGAGACATTGTTGCTACTCAAGCACAATCTGGTCATGATATTGGTATGGTTACCCTTACGGGAGAATTAGTTCGCGTACAAATCAAACGTAAAAAAATAGATACTAAAAACGATATTCTTAAAATATACCGTAAAGCCTCTCAAAAAGATATAGATATCTGGAGCGAAGCACGTGATAAAGAAGAACCTATGAAGGTTAAAGCACGTCAATTTGCTATCGATTTAAAACTATCCATGAAAATCTCTGATATCGAGTTTCAAGGTGATAGTAGTAAAGCTACATTTTATTACACAGCTGAAGAGCGCGTAGATTTTAGAGAGCTTATTAAAATATATGCCAGAGAGTTTAGAATACGTATCGAAATGAAACAAGTCGGTTTCCGTCAGGAGGCCTCTAGACTTGGTGGTATTGGATCTTGTGGTCGTGAGTTATGTTGTTCTACTTGGTTAACAGATTTTAGGTCTGTAAGCACAAGTGCTGCACGTTACCAACAATTATCACTAAACCCTCAAAAATTAGCAGGTCAATGCGGTAAGCTTAAGTGTTGTTTAAATTACGAGTTGGATTCGTACTTAGACGCCTTAAAAGCATTTCCAAAACCAGACACTAAATTATACACAGAAAAAGGAACTGCTGTGTGTCAAAAAACAGATATTTTTAAAGGACATATGTGGTATGCCTATGAAGGAGAATGGATGAATTGGCACTTAATTACTACAGATCAAGCTAGAGAAATTATTGCAATAAATAAAAAAAGAGAAAAGGTAGCAAGCCTTGAAGAATACGCTGTAGAACTGCTTGTAGATACTAAAACAGAGTTTGAAAACGTTGTAGGTCAAGATAGTTTAACACGTTTTGATAGTCCAAAAAGCAATAAAAAACGTAAAAACAATAGAAGTAGAAACAAAAAGCCTGTTCATAACAAAGCTGAGGTTAAAACTACTGATAACAAAAAAGCTAAACCTAACAAAAGGGTTAATACAAATAATAAAAATCAGGCTAATAGCAAAGCGCAACCAAATAAAAACCAACCAAATAAAAGTCAGGCAAATAGTGCTAAGCCAAAACCTAAACCTAGGCCAAAACGTAAGCCAAACAAAAAAAGACCTGAAAACAATAACAATTCAACTAATGAAAATAAGTAA
- a CDS encoding rhodanese-related sulfurtransferase has protein sequence MQLYNKLSAIERAELIEKAGKDRLTLSFYQYAQISNPQQLRDQLFIKWDSLDVLGRIYVATEGINAQLSLPADQFDTFKNHLDSIDFLKDVRLNIAVEQDNMSFLKLKVKVRDKIVADGLNDATFDVTNKGVHLSAKEFNDMLANPNTVCVDMRNHYESEIGHFDGAVTPDVDTFRESLDIIEADLREHKEEKNLLMYCTGGIRCEKASAYYKHKGFKNVYQLEGGIIEYTRQVNEEGIDNKFIGKNFVFDERRSEKISDDVIAKCHQCGTSCDTHVNCANDACHLLFIQCEDCKTEMDNCCSTACKEIHALPFEEQKALRKGQGNSNDIFKKGRADHLPYKKDLRNIFETFKK, from the coding sequence ATGCAACTGTACAACAAATTAAGCGCTATTGAAAGAGCAGAACTTATAGAAAAAGCTGGAAAAGACCGTCTAACGTTATCTTTTTATCAGTATGCTCAAATTAGCAATCCACAACAATTAAGAGACCAATTATTTATTAAATGGGATAGTTTAGACGTCCTAGGTCGTATTTATGTCGCTACCGAAGGGATTAATGCACAACTATCATTACCAGCAGATCAATTTGATACCTTCAAAAACCATTTAGATAGCATCGATTTTTTAAAAGATGTTAGATTAAATATAGCTGTAGAACAGGACAATATGTCTTTTTTAAAGCTAAAAGTTAAAGTAAGAGATAAGATAGTGGCAGACGGATTAAACGACGCTACTTTTGATGTTACCAATAAAGGTGTACACTTATCCGCTAAAGAGTTTAACGACATGTTAGCAAATCCAAACACAGTATGTGTAGATATGCGTAACCATTATGAAAGTGAAATTGGGCATTTTGATGGTGCAGTAACTCCAGATGTAGATACTTTTAGAGAATCTTTGGATATAATCGAAGCGGATTTACGCGAGCATAAAGAAGAAAAAAACCTACTAATGTATTGTACAGGAGGCATCCGTTGCGAAAAAGCAAGTGCTTACTACAAACATAAAGGATTTAAAAATGTCTATCAGCTAGAAGGTGGTATTATTGAATACACCAGACAGGTTAATGAAGAAGGTATAGATAATAAATTTATAGGAAAAAACTTTGTATTTGACGAGCGTCGCTCAGAAAAAATTAGTGATGACGTTATCGCAAAATGCCATCAATGTGGTACCTCATGTGATACACATGTAAATTGTGCTAATGATGCCTGTCACCTACTTTTTATACAATGCGAAGATTGTAAGACCGAAATGGATAATTGCTGTTCTACAGCTTGTAAAGAAATACATGCGTTACCATTTGAAGAGCAAAAAGCACTAAGAAAAGGACAGGGTAATAGTAACGATATCTTTAAAAAAGGTCGTGCAGATCATTTACCATATAAAAAAGATTTACGTAATATATTTGAAACTTTTAAAAAGTAA
- the recA gene encoding recombinase RecA has protein sequence MSKENEAKLKALQLTLDKLDKAYGKGTVMKMSDAAVVDVEAIPTGSLGLDIALGVGGYPRGRVIEIYGPESSGKTTLTLHAIAEAQKAGGIAAFIDAEHAFDRFYAQKLGVDIDNLIISQPDNGEQALEIADNLIRSGAIDIVVIDSVAALTPKSEIEGEMGDSKMGLHARLMSQALRKLTASISKTNCTVIFINQLREKIGVMFGNPETTTGGNALKFYASVRLDIRRSTQIKDSNGEVLGNKTRVKVVKNKVAPPFRMAEFDIMYGEGVSKVGEILDVAVEKEIVKKSGSWFSYEDTKLGQGRDAVKLIIKDNPELFEELEQKIKQAIKDSL, from the coding sequence ATGAGTAAAGAAAACGAAGCAAAACTAAAAGCACTACAACTAACTTTAGACAAGTTAGATAAGGCTTACGGTAAAGGAACAGTAATGAAAATGAGTGATGCTGCAGTAGTGGATGTGGAAGCTATCCCTACAGGATCTTTAGGTTTAGATATTGCTTTAGGCGTTGGTGGCTACCCTAGAGGAAGAGTCATTGAAATATATGGACCAGAATCTTCTGGTAAAACTACTTTAACATTACACGCTATAGCAGAAGCGCAAAAAGCTGGTGGTATTGCTGCTTTTATTGATGCAGAACATGCTTTTGATAGATTTTATGCACAAAAATTAGGCGTAGATATTGACAACTTAATTATATCTCAGCCTGATAATGGTGAGCAAGCTTTAGAGATTGCTGACAATTTAATTAGATCTGGAGCAATTGATATAGTAGTAATTGACTCGGTTGCAGCTTTAACACCTAAAAGCGAAATTGAAGGTGAAATGGGAGACTCTAAAATGGGACTTCATGCAAGATTAATGTCTCAAGCACTAAGAAAATTAACTGCATCTATTAGTAAAACTAATTGTACTGTTATTTTTATTAACCAATTACGTGAAAAAATTGGTGTTATGTTTGGTAACCCAGAAACAACAACTGGTGGTAATGCTTTAAAGTTTTACGCTTCTGTTAGGTTGGATATTAGACGATCTACACAAATAAAAGATAGCAATGGAGAAGTACTTGGTAATAAAACCAGAGTTAAAGTGGTTAAAAACAAAGTAGCTCCACCTTTTAGAATGGCTGAATTTGACATCATGTATGGTGAAGGCGTAAGTAAAGTTGGAGAAATATTAGATGTAGCAGTTGAAAAAGAAATTGTCAAGAAAAGCGGTTCGTGGTTTAGCTATGAAGACACTAAACTTGGTCAAGGTCGAGATGCTGTTAAACTAATAATTAAAGATAATCCAGAATTATTTGAAGAGTTAGAACAGAAAATTAAACAAGCTATTAAAGACAGTCTTTAA
- a CDS encoding RNA polymerase sigma factor gives MSLEQLIHKCKSNDTKAQSELYQLFSSKLFSVSLKYSSSYVQAEDNLQDAFITIFAKIKQYKNKGSFEGWLKRITINTIMQRYRSQKVFEIINEEAIVDESIDIDDEDVGIDFLLQCIQELPDRYRLVFNLYVLDGYSHKEIAEMLAITTGTTKSNLARARQLLKEKIVAYKTGQKSQLL, from the coding sequence TTGAGTTTAGAACAACTCATACATAAATGTAAGTCTAATGATACTAAAGCGCAAAGCGAATTATACCAGCTTTTTTCAAGCAAATTATTCTCTGTTAGCTTAAAGTATTCAAGCTCTTATGTGCAAGCTGAAGATAATTTACAAGATGCATTTATAACCATTTTTGCAAAAATAAAACAGTATAAAAACAAAGGTAGTTTTGAAGGTTGGTTAAAAAGAATAACCATTAATACCATAATGCAACGCTACAGAAGTCAAAAAGTTTTTGAAATAATTAATGAAGAAGCTATAGTTGACGAAAGCATTGACATAGATGACGAGGATGTTGGGATAGATTTTTTGTTGCAATGCATACAAGAGTTACCAGATAGGTATCGCTTGGTTTTTAATTTATATGTTTTAGACGGTTATTCGCATAAAGAAATTGCAGAAATGCTTGCAATAACAACAGGAACAACAAAATCAAATTTAGCTAGAGCTAGACAATTATTAAAAGAAAAAATAGTAGCCTATAAAACGGGACAAAAATCCCAATTGTTATAA
- a CDS encoding lysophospholipid acyltransferase family protein, with translation MIVFKYIFWVLYRIWFYILVAVPIIILFPLLIVSILKESWYPYFFKLARIWARFILIGMGLPTKTEYLQKPERSKSYMFIGNHTSMLDIMLMLVTVKNPFVFVGKAELAKIPLFGFFYKRTCILVDRNSVKSRQAVFLRAQRRLKQGLSICIFPEGLVPEEHIILDQFKDGAFRLAINHKTPIVPITFADNKKRFSYTFFSGGPGVLRAKVHHFIPTNDLTVEDTKSLNKKSREIILKQLEIYNA, from the coding sequence ATGATAGTATTTAAGTATATTTTTTGGGTATTATATCGTATTTGGTTCTACATATTAGTAGCAGTGCCAATTATAATCCTATTTCCGTTATTGATTGTTTCTATTTTAAAAGAATCTTGGTATCCTTATTTTTTCAAATTAGCTCGTATTTGGGCTAGATTTATTTTAATAGGTATGGGATTGCCAACTAAAACAGAGTATTTGCAAAAACCGGAACGTAGCAAAAGCTATATGTTTATAGGTAATCACACCTCTATGCTAGATATTATGTTAATGTTGGTTACTGTTAAGAATCCTTTTGTTTTTGTTGGAAAAGCTGAGTTGGCTAAAATACCATTGTTTGGATTTTTCTATAAAAGAACATGCATATTAGTGGATAGAAATAGCGTTAAGAGTAGGCAAGCCGTTTTTTTAAGAGCGCAAAGACGACTTAAACAAGGGTTAAGCATTTGTATTTTTCCTGAAGGGTTAGTCCCAGAAGAACATATAATATTAGACCAGTTTAAAGATGGTGCTTTCCGTTTAGCGATAAACCATAAAACACCTATTGTGCCAATAACTTTTGCAGATAATAAAAAACGTTTTTCTTATACTTTTTTTAGTGGTGGACCAGGAGTATTAAGAGCTAAAGTGCACCATTTTATACCCACAAATGATTTAACTGTAGAGGATACTAAATCTTTAAATAAAAAATCTAGAGAGATTATTTTAAAGCAATTAGAGATTTATAACGCATAA